A single window of Planctomycetia bacterium DNA harbors:
- a CDS encoding FAD-dependent oxidoreductase: protein MTKDFLKNARDEYDVIVIGSGLAGLTSANTLAKAGHSVLLLEQHYQLGGMATWFKRSGGHIFDISLHGFPVGMVKSCRRYWTSEIAESIVQLKHIRFDNPMFSLTTTFNREDFTKLLIEKFQVSAEQVTAFFDAARGMNFYDDQQKTVGELFQQYFPGREDVIRLLMEPITYANGSTLEDPAISYGIVFSNFMSKGVFTFEGGTDRLIGLMKDEIVKNGVDLRIRCDVEKIHVRNGRVEGVSVNGRLIKTRAVMSNANLKSTIFNLVGEEHFDGKFVEDARAVRLNNSSCQVYIGLHPGEMIDEACGDLLFSSTAPLFRTEALLSRDVTSRTYSFYYPRTRPGSDRCLVVSSTNANYSDWAALSEEEYQASKQDLIETTLAALEKYVPGVREKIAHIEASTPRTFQHYTRHVAGASFGTKFEGLAVSRAIPEQVRGLYHAGSVGIIMSGWLGAMNYGVIVANDVDSYLLKQSTGAPSTEATRV, encoded by the coding sequence ATGACCAAAGACTTTCTCAAAAACGCCCGCGACGAATATGACGTGATCGTCATTGGCTCGGGCCTGGCCGGTTTGACCTCGGCCAATACGCTCGCCAAAGCCGGCCACTCGGTGTTGCTGCTGGAGCAGCACTATCAACTCGGCGGCATGGCCACCTGGTTCAAGCGATCCGGCGGGCACATCTTCGATATCTCGCTACACGGTTTCCCGGTCGGCATGGTGAAAAGCTGCCGGCGCTACTGGACGAGCGAGATCGCCGAATCGATCGTGCAGCTCAAGCACATCCGTTTCGACAACCCGATGTTCTCGCTCACGACGACGTTCAATCGCGAGGATTTCACCAAGCTGCTGATCGAGAAGTTCCAAGTCTCCGCCGAGCAAGTCACCGCGTTCTTCGACGCCGCGCGCGGGATGAATTTTTACGACGATCAACAGAAAACGGTCGGCGAGTTGTTCCAGCAGTACTTTCCGGGGCGCGAGGACGTCATCCGCCTCTTGATGGAGCCGATCACCTACGCCAACGGATCGACGCTCGAAGACCCGGCGATCAGCTATGGGATCGTCTTCTCGAACTTCATGTCGAAGGGCGTCTTCACCTTCGAGGGAGGCACCGATCGGTTGATCGGGCTGATGAAGGACGAGATTGTCAAGAACGGCGTCGATCTGCGGATTCGCTGCGACGTCGAGAAGATTCACGTCCGCAACGGCCGCGTGGAAGGCGTCTCGGTCAATGGCCGCCTGATCAAGACCCGGGCCGTGATGTCGAACGCGAATCTCAAGTCGACGATCTTCAACCTCGTCGGCGAAGAGCATTTCGACGGCAAGTTCGTTGAAGACGCCCGCGCGGTGCGACTCAACAATTCGAGCTGCCAGGTGTATATCGGCCTGCATCCCGGCGAGATGATCGACGAAGCCTGCGGAGATTTGCTGTTTAGTTCCACGGCGCCGCTGTTCCGCACCGAGGCCTTGCTGAGCCGCGACGTGACGAGTCGCACGTATTCGTTCTACTATCCGCGTACGCGACCGGGCAGCGACCGTTGCCTCGTGGTTTCCAGCACGAACGCCAATTACAGCGACTGGGCCGCGCTGTCCGAGGAAGAGTACCAGGCCTCGAAACAGGACTTGATCGAAACGACGCTGGCGGCCTTGGAAAAATACGTGCCGGGCGTGCGCGAGAAGATCGCGCACATCGAGGCTTCGACGCCGCGCACGTTCCAGCACTACACGCGCCACGTCGCGGGTGCCAGCTTCGGCACCAAGTTCGAAGGCCTGGCCGTGAGCCGAGCGATCCCCGAACAGGTTCGCGGCCTGTACCACGCCGGTAGCGTCGGCATCATCATGTCGGGCTGGCTCGGCGCAATGAACTACGGCGTGATCGTGGCCAACGACGTGGACAGTTATTTGCTCAAGCAGTCGACCGGCGCGCCATCAACCGAGGCGACCCGCGTATGA